Proteins encoded within one genomic window of Cucumis sativus cultivar 9930 chromosome 3, Cucumber_9930_V3, whole genome shotgun sequence:
- the LOC101203996 gene encoding DEAD-box ATP-dependent RNA helicase 28 isoform X2, with protein MELNLSRPLIRACEALGYAKPTPIQAACIPLALTGRDICGSAITGSGKTAAFSLPTLERLLYRPKRDRAIRVLILTPARELAIQVHSMIEKLAQFTDIRCCLIVGGLSRKEQEAALRSMPDVVVATPGRMIDHLRNSMSVDLDDLAVLILDEADRLLELGFSAEIRELVRLCPKRRQTMLFSATMTEEVNELIKLSLTKPLRLSADPATKRPKTLTEEVVRLRRMREVNQEAVLLSLCSKTFTSKVIVFSGTKQAAHRLKILFGLAGFKAAELHGNLTQVQRLDALELFRKQQVDFLIATDVAARGLDIIGVETVINFACPRDLTSYVHRVGRTARAGREGYAVTFVTDNDRSLLKAIAKRAGSKLKSRIVAEQSIKKWSEIIEQMEDQVTAILREEREERALRKAEMEATKAENMIVHQEEIFSRPKKTWFITDREKRLVAKAAKASLEKGKTSGNEAVSAQQAEEEKMKEKRKREREKDLPRKKRRKLEAAREMLEEEKQNDKTGGGLSLMKLAYRRAKAVKAVKRAVDSGKIVKKQNQKTKKSSHRTQSRSEEMREMFQSDMSEQKQKRRGSGGFGKKKSKHSFKSKSRYKRK; from the exons ATGGAGCTCAATTTGTCGCGCCCTCTGATTCGAGCATGTGAGGCTTTGGGATATGCAAAGCCAACGCCAATTCAG GCGGCCTGTATACCGTTGGCATTGACTGGACGAGATATATGCGGAAGTGCTATTACTGGTTCTGGGAAG ACTGCGGCCTTTTCACTACCTACTTTGGAGAGGTTACTATATCGGCCAAAACGTGATCGGGCAATAAGAGTTCTAATTCTTACTCCCGCTAGAGAATTGGCAATCCA aGTTCACAGTATGATAGAGAAACTTGCTCAATTTACTGATATCAGATGTTGCCTGATCGTTGGTGGGCTTTCAAGAAAG GAGCAAGAGGCTGCCTTAAGATCAATGCCTGATGTTGTTGTGGCAACTCCAGGACGCATGATCGATCATCTACGCAATTCCATGTCCGTAGATTTGGATGATTTGGCAGTTTTAATACTGGATGAGGCAGATCGTCTTTTAGAACTTGGATTTAGTGCTGAAATTCGTGAATTG gtTCGTCTTTGTCCAAAGAGGAGGCAGACAATGTTGTTTTCTGCTACCATGACGGAAGAAGTTAACGAGCTTATCAAGCTTTCCTTGACTAAACCATTGCGCCTCTCAGCTGACCCAGCTACCAAGAGGCCAAAAACATTGACAGAAGA GGTGGTCAGATTACGTAGAATGCGTGAGGTGAATCAAGAAGCTGTCCTCCTATCTTTGTGCTCAAAGACATTTACTTCTAAAGTTATTGTATTTAG TGGAACCAAACAAGCTGCTCATAGGCTAAAGATTTTATTTGGATTAGCTGGTTTTAAAGCTGCTGAACTTCATGGAAATCTTACCCAAGTTCAACGTCTTGAT GCCTTGGAACTTTTCAGGAAACAGCAAGTTGATTTTCTTATTGCTACTGATGTGGCTGCTCGG GGACTGGATATTATTGGTGTTGAAACTGTTATAAACTTTGCATGCCCTCGTGATCTCACCAG cTATGTTCATCGAGTGGGTCGTACTGCAAGAGCTGGAAGAGAAGGATATGCTGTTACGTTTGTGACTGACAATGATCGATCCCTTTTGAAAGCCATA GCTAAGAGAGCTGGTTCCAAGTTGAAGAGCAGAATTGTGGCTGAGCAATCAATAAAAAAGTGGTCTGAAATAATTGAACAAATGGAAGACCAAGTGACTGCGATTCTTCGGGAAGAAAG GGAAGAGAGAGCTCTAAGGAAAGCTGAGATGGAAGCTACAAAG GCAGAAAACATGATTGTTCATCAGGAAGAAATATTTTCACGCCCTAAAAAGACCTGGTTTATAACTGACAGGGAGAAAAGGCTTGTGGCAAAAGCAGCCAAG GCATCTCtggaaaaaggaaagactTCTGGGAATGAGGCCGTAAGTGCTCAACAAgcggaagaagaaaagatgaaagaaaaaaggaagcGTGAGCGTGAG AAAGATTTGCCAAGAAAGAAGCGTAGAAAATTGGAGGCAGCTAGAGAAATGTTGGAGGAGGAGAagcaaaatgacaaaacagGA gGTGGATTATCACTGATGAAACTTGCCTACCGTCGGGCAAAAGCAGTAAAGGCTGTGAAAAGGGCAGTTGACTCAGGCAAGATtgtgaagaaacaaaatcagaAAACTAAGAAGTCTTCCCATAGAACTCAGTCAAGATCGGAAGAGATGCGAGAGATGTTCCAAAGCGATATGAGCGAGCAGAAGCAGAAACGACGTGGCAGTGGcggttttggaaagaaaaagtctAAACATTCTTTCAAAAGCAAGTCAAG GTACAAGCGTAAATAG
- the LOC101203996 gene encoding DEAD-box ATP-dependent RNA helicase 28 isoform X1, which translates to MALSFVFEPPSDEEIDLSEEEQQQEQADQGGEEEEDEPLSRHRTESPWDFASYSESVADEHARRSTTSVDFKISKLLENRSANFTPTADDDGQSSEEESDRQEDYRPEDDDDGTSNAGDSTSFFAPSDGASFHANSFMELNLSRPLIRACEALGYAKPTPIQAACIPLALTGRDICGSAITGSGKTAAFSLPTLERLLYRPKRDRAIRVLILTPARELAIQVHSMIEKLAQFTDIRCCLIVGGLSRKEQEAALRSMPDVVVATPGRMIDHLRNSMSVDLDDLAVLILDEADRLLELGFSAEIRELVRLCPKRRQTMLFSATMTEEVNELIKLSLTKPLRLSADPATKRPKTLTEEVVRLRRMREVNQEAVLLSLCSKTFTSKVIVFSGTKQAAHRLKILFGLAGFKAAELHGNLTQVQRLDALELFRKQQVDFLIATDVAARGLDIIGVETVINFACPRDLTSYVHRVGRTARAGREGYAVTFVTDNDRSLLKAIAKRAGSKLKSRIVAEQSIKKWSEIIEQMEDQVTAILREEREERALRKAEMEATKAENMIVHQEEIFSRPKKTWFITDREKRLVAKAAKASLEKGKTSGNEAVSAQQAEEEKMKEKRKREREKDLPRKKRRKLEAAREMLEEEKQNDKTGGGLSLMKLAYRRAKAVKAVKRAVDSGKIVKKQNQKTKKSSHRTQSRSEEMREMFQSDMSEQKQKRRGSGGFGKKKSKHSFKSKSRYKRK; encoded by the exons ATGGCTCTGAGCTTCGTTTTCGAACCACCCAGCGACGAGGAAATTGATCTCTCCGaagaagaacaacaacaaGAACAAGCAGATCAAGGAggagaagaggaggaagatgaACCTCTTTCTCGCCATCGTACTGAGTCTCCTTGGGATTTTGCCTCGTACTCCGAGTCAGTGGCTGATGAACATGCTCGTAGAAGCACTACTTCTGTTGATTTCAAAATCTCCAAATTGCTTGAAAATCGCTCTGCAAACTTCACTCCTACTGCTGATGATGATGGTCAAAGTTCGGAAGAAGAATCTGATAGACAA GAAGATTATAGACcggaagatgatgatgatggaaCTAGTAATGCTGGTGACAGTACGTCGTTTTTTGCGCCTTCTGATGGGGCTTCCTTTCATGCCAATTCATTCATGGAGCTCAATTTGTCGCGCCCTCTGATTCGAGCATGTGAGGCTTTGGGATATGCAAAGCCAACGCCAATTCAG GCGGCCTGTATACCGTTGGCATTGACTGGACGAGATATATGCGGAAGTGCTATTACTGGTTCTGGGAAG ACTGCGGCCTTTTCACTACCTACTTTGGAGAGGTTACTATATCGGCCAAAACGTGATCGGGCAATAAGAGTTCTAATTCTTACTCCCGCTAGAGAATTGGCAATCCA aGTTCACAGTATGATAGAGAAACTTGCTCAATTTACTGATATCAGATGTTGCCTGATCGTTGGTGGGCTTTCAAGAAAG GAGCAAGAGGCTGCCTTAAGATCAATGCCTGATGTTGTTGTGGCAACTCCAGGACGCATGATCGATCATCTACGCAATTCCATGTCCGTAGATTTGGATGATTTGGCAGTTTTAATACTGGATGAGGCAGATCGTCTTTTAGAACTTGGATTTAGTGCTGAAATTCGTGAATTG gtTCGTCTTTGTCCAAAGAGGAGGCAGACAATGTTGTTTTCTGCTACCATGACGGAAGAAGTTAACGAGCTTATCAAGCTTTCCTTGACTAAACCATTGCGCCTCTCAGCTGACCCAGCTACCAAGAGGCCAAAAACATTGACAGAAGA GGTGGTCAGATTACGTAGAATGCGTGAGGTGAATCAAGAAGCTGTCCTCCTATCTTTGTGCTCAAAGACATTTACTTCTAAAGTTATTGTATTTAG TGGAACCAAACAAGCTGCTCATAGGCTAAAGATTTTATTTGGATTAGCTGGTTTTAAAGCTGCTGAACTTCATGGAAATCTTACCCAAGTTCAACGTCTTGAT GCCTTGGAACTTTTCAGGAAACAGCAAGTTGATTTTCTTATTGCTACTGATGTGGCTGCTCGG GGACTGGATATTATTGGTGTTGAAACTGTTATAAACTTTGCATGCCCTCGTGATCTCACCAG cTATGTTCATCGAGTGGGTCGTACTGCAAGAGCTGGAAGAGAAGGATATGCTGTTACGTTTGTGACTGACAATGATCGATCCCTTTTGAAAGCCATA GCTAAGAGAGCTGGTTCCAAGTTGAAGAGCAGAATTGTGGCTGAGCAATCAATAAAAAAGTGGTCTGAAATAATTGAACAAATGGAAGACCAAGTGACTGCGATTCTTCGGGAAGAAAG GGAAGAGAGAGCTCTAAGGAAAGCTGAGATGGAAGCTACAAAG GCAGAAAACATGATTGTTCATCAGGAAGAAATATTTTCACGCCCTAAAAAGACCTGGTTTATAACTGACAGGGAGAAAAGGCTTGTGGCAAAAGCAGCCAAG GCATCTCtggaaaaaggaaagactTCTGGGAATGAGGCCGTAAGTGCTCAACAAgcggaagaagaaaagatgaaagaaaaaaggaagcGTGAGCGTGAG AAAGATTTGCCAAGAAAGAAGCGTAGAAAATTGGAGGCAGCTAGAGAAATGTTGGAGGAGGAGAagcaaaatgacaaaacagGA gGTGGATTATCACTGATGAAACTTGCCTACCGTCGGGCAAAAGCAGTAAAGGCTGTGAAAAGGGCAGTTGACTCAGGCAAGATtgtgaagaaacaaaatcagaAAACTAAGAAGTCTTCCCATAGAACTCAGTCAAGATCGGAAGAGATGCGAGAGATGTTCCAAAGCGATATGAGCGAGCAGAAGCAGAAACGACGTGGCAGTGGcggttttggaaagaaaaagtctAAACATTCTTTCAAAAGCAAGTCAAG GTACAAGCGTAAATAG